The Panicum virgatum strain AP13 chromosome 5K, P.virgatum_v5, whole genome shotgun sequence genome has a window encoding:
- the LOC120706980 gene encoding uncharacterized protein LOC120706980: protein MQDPNGDDFSAPKLHKKKVVYRPLPSGMLKGEPELLRREVPHSSGMVHKLPKRSLKSERPATPPSDRGTPDSLPDSGPTDEYRALRRKYMMLEEENFALDQELNMEDEEIKALEEEKLALLDELVVLEGLVEPSQLQSHRRP, encoded by the coding sequence ATGCAAGATCCTAATGGCGACGATTTCTCTGCCCCAAAGTTGCACAAGAAGAAGGTTGTATACCGGCCGCTTCCATCAGGCATGCTGAAGGGTGAACCTGAACTGCTGCGTAGAGAGGTTCCGCATTCATCAGGCATGGTCCATAAGCTGCCCAAAAGAAGCTTGAAGAGTGAGCGCCCTGCCACACCTCCATCTGACAGAGGGACTCCTGATTCCCTGCCGGACTCTGGTCCTACCGATGAATATCGTGCGCTGCGGAGGAAATACATGATGCTGGAGGAAGAGAACTTTGCCCTGGACCAAGAACTGAACATGGAAGATGAGGAAATCAAGGCACTTGAGGAGGAAAAGCTTGCCCTTCTTGATGAGCTCGTTGTCTTGGAAGGCCTTGTTGAGCCATCGCAGCTGCAGTCTCACCGTAGGCCATGA